The Pseudomonas pergaminensis nucleotide sequence AGCAACAGTTGGCCAAGATCATCCTGGCCGATCCTGCCGTGGAAAGCCTGTCGTCCTATATTGGTGTGGACGGCGACAACGCCACCCTCAACAGCGGGCGCCTGCTGATCAACCTCAAGGCCCACGGCCAGCGCGACCTAAGCGCCGCCCAGGTGATCACCCGCCTGCAACCGGAAATCGACAAGCTGGTGGGCATCCGTCTGTTCATGCAGCCGGTGCAGGACCTGACCATCGAAGACCGCGTCAGCCGCACCCAGTACCAGTTCAGCATGTCGTCGCCGGACGCCGAGCTGTTGGCGCTGTGGAGCGAAAAACTGGTCCACGCGCTGAGCCAGTTGCCCGAACTTACCGACGTCGCCAGCGACCTGCAGGACAAAGGCCTGCAGGTGTACCTGGTGATCGACCGCGATGCCGCCTCGCGCCTGGGCGTCAGCGTATCGACCATCACCGACGCGCTGTATGACGCCTTCGGCCAGCGGCAGATTTCCACCATCTACACCCAGGCCAGCCAGTACCGCGTGGTGTTGCAGGCTCAGTCCGGCGAAACCCTTGGCCCGGAGGCACTGAACCAGATCCACGTGAAGACCACCGACGGCGGCCAGGTGCGCCTGTCCAGCCTGGCCCATGTTGAGCAGCGCCAGGCCCAGTTGGCGATTGCGCATATCGGCCAGTTCCCGGCAGTGATGATGTCATTCAACCTGGCGCCCGGCGTTGCGCTGGGCAAAGGCGTGGAGCTGATCAACCAGACCCAGAAAGACATCGGCATGCCGGTGGGCGTGCAGACCCAGTTCCAGGGCGCGGCCCAGGCGTTCGAAGCGTCGCTGTCGAGCACCTTGCTGCTGATCCTGGCGGCGGTGGTCACCATGTACATCGTGCTCGGCGTGCTCTACGAGAGCTATATCCACCCGATCACCATTCTCTCGACCTTGCCGTCGGCAGCGGTGGGAGCCTTGCTGGCCTTGCTGCTCAGTGGCAATGACCTGGGCATGATCGCGATCATCGGCATCATTCTGCTGATCGGTATCGTCAAGAAGAACGCGATCATGATGATCGACTTCGCCCTCGACGCCGAGCGCAACCAGGGCCTCGACCCGCAGACCGCCATCTACCAGGCGGCGCTGTTGCGGTTCCGGCCGATCCTGATGACCACCCTGGCGGCGTTGTTCGGCGCGGTGCCGTTGATGCTGGCCACCGGTTCCGGCGCGGAATTGCGTCAGCCGCTGGGCCTGGTGATGGTCGGTGGCCTGCTGGTGAGCCAGGTGTTGACGCTGTTCACCACACCGGTGATCTACCTGTATTTCGATCGCCTTGGCCGCCGCTGGCGCAAAGAGCCGCAAAGCCTGGAGCCGGTTGAGTCATGAACCTGTCCGGACCTTTCATTCGCCGGCCGGTCGCGACCATGCTGCTGAGCCTGGCGATCCTCTTGCTGGGCGGTGTCAGCTTCAACCTGCTGCCGGTGTCGCCGCTGCCGCAGATCGACTTCCCGGTGATCGTGGTGTCGGCCAGCTTGCCCGGCGCCAGCCCCGAGGTGATGGCGTCTACCGTGGCCACGCCGCTGGAGCGCTCGTTTGGCGCGATTGCCGGCATCACCACCATGAGCAGTTCGTCGAGCCAGGGCTCGACCCGAGTGATCCTCGCGTTCGATTCCGACCGCGATATCAACGGCGCGGCGCGGGAAGTGCAGGCGGCGATCAACGCCTCGCGCAACCTGTTGCCCAGCGGTATGCGCAGCATGCCCACCTACAAAAAGATCAACCCGTCCCAGGCGCCGATCATGGTGCTGTCGCTGACCTCGGACGTGCTGCAAAAGGGCCAGCTGTACGACCTGGCCTCGACCATTCTGTCGCAAAGCCTCTCGCAAGTGCCCGGTGTGGGCGAGGTGCAGATCGGCGGCAGCTCCCTGCCAGCGGTGCGCATCGAACTGGAACCCAAGGCCCTCGACCAGTACGGCGTGGCCCTCGACGACGTGCGTAACACCATTGCCAACGCCAACCAGCGCCGGCCCAAAGGCTCCCTGGAAGACAGCCAGCGCAACTGGCAGATACAGGCCAATGACCAGTTGGAAAAGGCCAAGGACTACGAGCCGTTACTGATCCGCTACCAGAACGGCGCGGCCCTGCGCCTGGGCGACGTGGCCAAGATCAGTGACGGCGTGGAAGACCGTTACAACAGCGGCTTCTTCAACAATGATTCGGCGGTCTTGCTGGTGATCAACCGCCAGTCCGGCGCCAACATCATCGAGACCGTCCGGCAGATCAAGGCGCAGTTGCCGGCGTTGCAGGCGGTGCTGCCGTCCAGCGTCAAGCTGAGCCTGGCCATGGACCGCTCGCCGGTGATCACCGCGACCTTGCACGAAGCCGAGATGACCCTGCTGATCGCCGTGGGCCTGGTGATCCTGGTGGTGTACCTGTTCCTCGGTAACTTCCGCGCCTCGCTGATCCCGACCCTGGCGGTGCCGGTGTCGCTGGTCGGCACCTTTGCGGTGATGTACCTGTACGGGTTCTCGCTGAACAACTTTTCGCTGATGGCCTTGATCCTGGCCACCGGCCTGGTGGTGGACGATGCCATCGTGGTGCTGGAAAACATCTCCCGGCACATCGACGAAGGCGTGCCCCCGATGAAGGCCGCGTACCTGGGCGCCCAGGAAGTCGGCTTTACCTTGCTGTCGATGAACGTGTCGCTGGTGGCGGTGTTCCTGTCCATCCTGTTCATGGGCGGGATTGTCACCAACCTGTTCCGCGAGTTTTCCATCACCCTGTCGGCCGCGATCATTGTGTCGCTGATTGTCTCGCTGACCCTCACCCCGATGCTCTGCGCGCGTTGGCTCAAGCCCCATGTCAAAACCCAGATGACCGGTCTGCAGCGCTGGAGCCAGAAGATCAACGACCGCATGGTCGCCGGCTACGCCACCAGCCTGGACTGGGTGTTGCGCCATCGTCGGCTGACCCTGCTCAGCCTGTTGCTGACCATCGGCATGAATGTGGCGCTGTACGTGGTGGTGCCAAAGACCTTCATGCCGCAGCAGGACACCGGCCAGTTGATCGGTTTTGTACGCGGTGACGACGGCCTGTCGTTCAGTGTGATGCAGCCGAAGATGGAAACCTTCCGCAAGGCGGTGCTCAAGGACCCGGCGGTGCTCAGCGTGGCCGGTTTTATCGGCGGCAACAACGGCACCAACAACGCGGTGATGCTGGTACGCCTCAAGCCCATCAGTGAGCGCAAGATTTCTGCCCAGGCGGTGATCGAGCGCCTGCGCAAGGACGTGCCGCTCGTACCGGGCGGTCGGCTGTTCCTGATGGCCGACCAGGACCTGCAATTTGGCGGCAGCCGCGACCAGACCAGCGCGCAGTACTCCTACATCCTGCAAAGCGGCGATCTGGCGGCACTGCGCCTGTGGTACCCCAAAGTCGTGGCGGCCTTGCGTGAACTGCCGGAGCTGACCGCCATCGACGCCCGCGAGGGCCGGGGCGCGGCGCAAGTCACGCTGGTGGTCGACCGCGACCAGGCCAAGCGCCTGGGCATCGACATGGACATGGTCACGGCGGTGCTCAACAACGCCTACAGCCAGCGGCAGATTTCGACCATCTACGACAGCCTCAACCAGTACCAGGTGGTGATGGAGGTCAATCCCAAGTACGCCCAGGACCCGATTACCCTCAACCAGATGCAGGTGATCACTGCCGAGGGTGCGCGGGTGCCGTTGTCGACCATCGCTCATTATGAGAACAGCCTGGCCGACGACCGCGTGAGCCACGAAGGCCAGTTCGCTTCGGAAAACATCGCCTTCGACATGGCGCCCGGTGTGACGGTGGAGCAGGGCACGGCCGCCATCGAGCGGGCGATTGCCAAGGTTGGCTTGCCGGAGGACGTGATCGCCAAGATGGCCGGCACCGCCGATGCCTTCGCGGCCACGCAGAAGGGCCAGCCGTTCATGATCCTGGGCGCGCTGGTGGCGGTGTACTTGGTGCTCGGCATCTTGTATGAAAGCTACATTCACCCGCTGACGATCCTCTCGACCCTGCCTTCGGCGGGGGTCGGCGCCATGCTCGCCATCTACCTGACGGGGGGCGAGTTCAGCCTGATCTCCTTGCTGGGCCTGTTCCTGTTGATCGGGGTGGTGAAGAAGAACGCGATCCTGATGATCGACCTGGCGTTGCAGTTGGAGCGCAACGACGGCCTGGGCCCGCTGGAATCGATCCGCAGCGCCTGCCTGTTGCGCTTGCGCCCGATCCTGATGACCACCCTGGCGGCGATCCTCGGCGCCTTGCCGTTGCTGCTGGGCGCGGGCGACGGCGCGGAAATGCGCCGCCCCCTGGGCCTGACGATTATCGGCGGCCTGGTGTTCAGCCAGATCCTGACCCTTTACACCACCCCGGTGGTCTACCTCTATCTCGACCGCGCGCGCCATCGCTTCAACAAATGGCGCGGCGTGCGTACCGATGCTGCCCTGGACACTGCGCTATGACCGATTCAACTCACGCCAATGCACCACGTCCGCGCGATTCAACGACGCCCGGCGTACCGCATTCTCCTGTAGGAGCCGGCTTGCCGGCGATAAACGCCCAGGCACCGCGTACCTCCCGGCTGGGCGCGTTATCGTTGACGACCTTCGCGAGCAAGTTCGCACCTACAGTGGGGTTGGCGTTGTTGCTCAGCGCCTGCGCCGTTGGCCCGGACTACCACCGGCCAGAAGTCATCGAGCCGGCGCAATTCAAGGAAGCCCAGGGCTGGCGCCAGGCCACCCCCAGCGACTCCCTGGCCCGTGGCGCCTGGTGGGAATTATACGGCGACCGCCAACTCAACGACCTGGTAACGCGCCTGAACACCTCCAACCAGACCGTGGCCCAGGCCGAAGCGCGTTTTCGCCAGGCCCAGGCCTTGGTGCGCAGTTCACGCGGGGCGTTTTACCCCACCGTCGACCTGAGCGTCGGGAAAACCCGCGCCAGCCAGGGCACCGGCAGCAGTAACGCCAGCCTCAGCAGTTCCAGCAGCGGTATCCGCGACACCCTCAATGCGCAGTTGGGCGTGAGCTGGGAAGCCGACATCTGGGGCAAGTTGCGCCGAGGCCTCGAAGCCAATGAGGCCAGCGCCGAAGCCAGCTCGGCGGACCTGGCGGCGATGCGCCTGAGCCAACAGTCGGAGTTGGTGCAAAGCTACCTGCAACTGCGCGTCATGGACGAACAGACGCGCTTGCTGCAAGCCACGCTGGAGACCTACCAGCGTTCCCTGCAAATGACCGAAAACCAATACCGTGCCGGGGTTTCCGGCAAGGACGCGGTGGCCCAGGCGCAAACCCAGCTGAAGACCACCCAGGCCAGCCTGATCGACCTGATCTGGCAGCGCGCCCAACTGGAAAACGCGATTGCGGTGTTGATCGGCGAGGCACCGGCCAACTTCAACCTGGCGGTGAGCAAGGACATCCCCGCGTTGCCGCAGATCCCGGTGAGCCTGCCCTCGCAGCTGCTGGAGCGCCGTCCGGACATCGCCTCGGCGGAACGCTCGGTGATCGCTGCCAACGCCAATATCGGCGTGGCGAAGGCTGCCTACTACCCGGACCTGAGCCTGAGCCTGGCCGGGGGTTATTCCAGCAGCACCTACGCCGACTGGATCAGCCTGCCGAACCGCTTCTGGTCGGTGGGGCCGAAGCTGGCCATGACCCTGTTCGATGGCGGCCAGCGCTCGGCGGAAGTCGACCGTACCGTGGCCTCCTATGACGAGACGGTGGCCAAGTACCGCCAGACCGTGCTGGACGGTTTCCGTGAAGTGGAAAACTACATGGTGCAGCTCAAGGTGCTGGAGGACGAGGCGGTGGTCAGCAACGAAGCGCTGGAGGCCGCGCGTGAGTCGCTGCGCCTGACCCAGAACCAGTACAAGGCCGGCCTGATTGCCTACCTGGACGTGGTCACCGTGCAAGCCACGGCGCTGAGCAACGAACGCACCGTATTGACCTTGCTGCAGACGCGCCTGGTGGCGAGCGTGCAACTGATCGCCGCATTGGGCGGCGGCTGGGACGGGCAGACCCCAATCGCCGAAAAGGACTGATGCCCAACGGCCAGGCGCCTGGAGCCGGCTTGCCGGCGATGGCGTCAATTCGGTCGTTCTGAGTACCGAGGCGCCTGTATCGCCGGCAAGCCACGCCTACAGAAAAACCGGAATAGCCGCGCAATCCGCGGCGTTCTTTAGTCGGTAGATTGGCGTCAAAATGCCACTAATGGCGCTCTGATAATTAATCAACTGCGCAAGAATTATTCTCGCTACAATCGCCCGCTTTGCCACCTGGCACGGGCGTCTCAGGCCCGTTGCGCACGAGAAGTCCCATGCTCATCGGTAGTTATTCACCCTCACTGGTCGTGATCTCGCTGTTCGTCGCGATCCTGGCTTCCTACACCGCGCTGGACCTGTCCGGCCGCATCGCCACTGCCAAGGGCCGCGCTGTCTATTTATGGATAACCGGCGGCGCCATGGCGATGGGCGTAGGGGTGTGGTCCATGCACTTCATCGGCATGCTGGCGTTGCGCTTGCCGTTTGCCCTGGGGTTCGACCTGGGTATCACCGCGCTGTCGCTGTTGATCGCAGTGCTGTCCAGCGGCTTTGCCTTGTGGCTGGTGAGCCAGCCACGCTTGCCCGCCTGGCAACTGGCCTTGGGCGCGCTGATCATGGGCACTGGCATTG carries:
- a CDS encoding efflux RND transporter permease subunit, encoding MNLSGPFIRRPVATMLLSLAILLLGGVSFNLLPVSPLPQIDFPVIVVSASLPGASPEVMASTVATPLERSFGAIAGITTMSSSSSQGSTRVILAFDSDRDINGAAREVQAAINASRNLLPSGMRSMPTYKKINPSQAPIMVLSLTSDVLQKGQLYDLASTILSQSLSQVPGVGEVQIGGSSLPAVRIELEPKALDQYGVALDDVRNTIANANQRRPKGSLEDSQRNWQIQANDQLEKAKDYEPLLIRYQNGAALRLGDVAKISDGVEDRYNSGFFNNDSAVLLVINRQSGANIIETVRQIKAQLPALQAVLPSSVKLSLAMDRSPVITATLHEAEMTLLIAVGLVILVVYLFLGNFRASLIPTLAVPVSLVGTFAVMYLYGFSLNNFSLMALILATGLVVDDAIVVLENISRHIDEGVPPMKAAYLGAQEVGFTLLSMNVSLVAVFLSILFMGGIVTNLFREFSITLSAAIIVSLIVSLTLTPMLCARWLKPHVKTQMTGLQRWSQKINDRMVAGYATSLDWVLRHRRLTLLSLLLTIGMNVALYVVVPKTFMPQQDTGQLIGFVRGDDGLSFSVMQPKMETFRKAVLKDPAVLSVAGFIGGNNGTNNAVMLVRLKPISERKISAQAVIERLRKDVPLVPGGRLFLMADQDLQFGGSRDQTSAQYSYILQSGDLAALRLWYPKVVAALRELPELTAIDAREGRGAAQVTLVVDRDQAKRLGIDMDMVTAVLNNAYSQRQISTIYDSLNQYQVVMEVNPKYAQDPITLNQMQVITAEGARVPLSTIAHYENSLADDRVSHEGQFASENIAFDMAPGVTVEQGTAAIERAIAKVGLPEDVIAKMAGTADAFAATQKGQPFMILGALVAVYLVLGILYESYIHPLTILSTLPSAGVGAMLAIYLTGGEFSLISLLGLFLLIGVVKKNAILMIDLALQLERNDGLGPLESIRSACLLRLRPILMTTLAAILGALPLLLGAGDGAEMRRPLGLTIIGGLVFSQILTLYTTPVVYLYLDRARHRFNKWRGVRTDAALDTAL
- a CDS encoding efflux transporter outer membrane subunit is translated as MTDSTHANAPRPRDSTTPGVPHSPVGAGLPAINAQAPRTSRLGALSLTTFASKFAPTVGLALLLSACAVGPDYHRPEVIEPAQFKEAQGWRQATPSDSLARGAWWELYGDRQLNDLVTRLNTSNQTVAQAEARFRQAQALVRSSRGAFYPTVDLSVGKTRASQGTGSSNASLSSSSSGIRDTLNAQLGVSWEADIWGKLRRGLEANEASAEASSADLAAMRLSQQSELVQSYLQLRVMDEQTRLLQATLETYQRSLQMTENQYRAGVSGKDAVAQAQTQLKTTQASLIDLIWQRAQLENAIAVLIGEAPANFNLAVSKDIPALPQIPVSLPSQLLERRPDIASAERSVIAANANIGVAKAAYYPDLSLSLAGGYSSSTYADWISLPNRFWSVGPKLAMTLFDGGQRSAEVDRTVASYDETVAKYRQTVLDGFREVENYMVQLKVLEDEAVVSNEALEAARESLRLTQNQYKAGLIAYLDVVTVQATALSNERTVLTLLQTRLVASVQLIAALGGGWDGQTPIAEKD